One stretch of Bordetella avium DNA includes these proteins:
- a CDS encoding metal-dependent hydrolase, with protein MDSVTQAVLGAGIQATLLGRWQGRRALLYGAALATLPDLDVLIRYPDPVSSMTYHRGFSHSIFVLTAFALLLMWLIRKRWPAAKYSAARLFLTLWLVLVTHPLLDAFTVYGTQLFWPIPWIPESWSSVFIIDPVYTLPLLFAVLAAGVSGVSERMRRILGATLLFSTAYLFAGLAGRFHAEREVTAALRAQGVQPTQVLATPTPMNILLWRVMAKTDGDQYYEALSGWFDRQPPEIVAQPLNLELGQALAGDALLARLRWFTNDWLRFDAMGDNLVVTDLRMGMPGYHNFRFVMGERDNGQWRPVTPARWPADRGGWNELRQLWARIVGAPLPLADWAKRNFY; from the coding sequence ATGGATTCAGTAACACAAGCGGTATTGGGCGCAGGGATACAGGCAACGTTGTTGGGGCGCTGGCAGGGACGGCGTGCGCTGCTTTATGGCGCGGCGCTTGCCACGCTGCCGGACCTGGATGTGTTGATCCGCTATCCCGACCCGGTTTCGTCCATGACCTATCACCGGGGTTTTTCGCACTCGATTTTCGTGCTGACGGCGTTTGCCCTGCTGCTGATGTGGCTGATTCGCAAACGTTGGCCGGCAGCAAAATACTCGGCGGCCCGCCTGTTTCTGACCTTATGGCTGGTGCTTGTCACGCACCCGTTGCTCGATGCGTTTACGGTGTACGGCACGCAGTTGTTCTGGCCTATTCCCTGGATACCGGAGAGCTGGTCGTCTGTATTCATCATCGATCCGGTGTATACCCTGCCGCTGCTGTTTGCAGTACTGGCCGCCGGCGTGAGCGGTGTATCTGAACGGATGCGGCGTATTCTGGGGGCTACCCTGTTATTCAGCACGGCCTATCTATTCGCCGGGCTGGCGGGGCGTTTTCACGCCGAGCGCGAGGTGACGGCGGCCTTGCGCGCACAGGGCGTGCAGCCTACGCAGGTGTTGGCAACCCCTACGCCTATGAATATTCTCTTGTGGCGGGTTATGGCCAAGACCGATGGCGACCAGTATTACGAAGCGCTTAGCGGCTGGTTTGACCGTCAGCCGCCGGAGATCGTGGCCCAGCCGCTTAATCTCGAACTGGGCCAGGCGCTGGCCGGTGATGCCTTGTTGGCCCGTTTGCGCTGGTTTACCAATGACTGGCTGCGTTTTGACGCGATGGGCGACAATCTGGTGGTTACGGATCTGCGCATGGGTATGCCCGGCTACCATAACTTCCGTTTCGTGATGGGCGAGCGCGACAACGGACAATGGCGGCCGGTTACCCCTGCACGCTGGCCGGCCGATCGCGGCGGATGGAATGAGCTGCGGCAATTGTGGGCGCGCATCGTAGGCGCGCCTCTGCCTCTGGCCGATTGGGCCAAGCGCAATTTTTACTGA
- a CDS encoding membrane protein codes for MRDYAQHLLRRSLRLFFTLAKVMLPIMLLVQIGQWLGWVDALGRVFGPVMGLLNLPAQAALIWMASVFVGVYGALAVLASLAAGLEMTAAQFSALASMILFAHSLPVEQAIVRRAGASFWATAALRLGAAISYGGAVSWACNAMGWLSQPVSFEWLQGADMAGDPAHLSVGAWLQGTATSLALTFVVITVLLVLLDIMDRSGLTRALRRGLTPVLRWSGLEPQVAPVTMLGVLLGLSYGGALIIEEAQRQQFSARTRFLALSWLSLSHSLIEDTLLLVAVGANGWIVLLGRVLLTLLVVAALARLWRPDARPA; via the coding sequence ATGCGGGACTACGCCCAACACCTGCTGCGCCGCAGCCTGCGCCTGTTTTTCACCCTGGCGAAGGTTATGCTGCCCATCATGCTGCTGGTGCAGATCGGCCAGTGGTTGGGCTGGGTCGACGCCCTGGGCCGAGTGTTCGGCCCGGTCATGGGTTTGTTGAACTTGCCGGCGCAGGCGGCCCTGATATGGATGGCTAGTGTCTTCGTCGGGGTCTATGGCGCGCTTGCGGTGTTGGCAAGTCTGGCCGCAGGCCTGGAGATGACGGCGGCGCAGTTTAGCGCACTTGCCTCGATGATTTTGTTCGCGCACAGCCTGCCGGTGGAGCAGGCCATTGTGCGCCGCGCAGGCGCGAGTTTCTGGGCCACGGCCGCGCTGCGGTTGGGCGCGGCGATTTCTTATGGCGGCGCCGTATCCTGGGCCTGTAATGCCATGGGCTGGCTGTCTCAGCCGGTTTCTTTCGAGTGGTTGCAGGGCGCGGATATGGCGGGTGATCCCGCTCATCTCAGTGTTGGCGCCTGGTTGCAAGGCACCGCGACCTCGCTTGCCTTGACCTTCGTCGTCATCACGGTCTTGCTGGTCTTGCTGGACATCATGGACCGTAGCGGTCTGACACGCGCCCTAAGGCGCGGGCTCACGCCGGTGTTGCGCTGGTCGGGCCTGGAGCCGCAAGTCGCACCCGTGACAATGCTAGGGGTTTTGTTGGGGCTGTCTTATGGGGGCGCCTTGATTATCGAGGAAGCCCAGCGTCAGCAGTTCTCGGCGCGAACGCGTTTTCTCGCGCTGTCCTGGTTGTCTTTATCGCACTCGCTCATAGAGGACACGCTGTTACTGGTCGCGGTGGGGGCGAACGGCTGGATCGTGTTGTTGGGCCGGGTGTTGTTGACCCTGCTGGTGGTGGCCGCGCTAGCGCGGCTCTGGCGCCCCGACGCGCGCCCGGCTTGA
- the lspA gene encoding signal peptidase II encodes MTQASPRARGKLGGPLLAALLIVVVDQITKIYFNTAFSFGERVNVLPFFDFTLLYNRGAAFSFLASEEGWQRWFFTSLGVVAAAVILWLLRRTPDQPRFRAALTLILGGAIGNVIDRLVYGHVVDFLLFYWKDWYYPAFNIADVAITCGAVLLVLDELFRGRGKTRQTPGA; translated from the coding sequence ATGACGCAAGCCTCGCCCAGGGCAAGAGGAAAGCTGGGCGGCCCGCTCCTGGCCGCGCTGCTGATCGTCGTAGTGGATCAGATCACCAAGATCTACTTCAACACGGCTTTTTCCTTCGGCGAGCGCGTCAACGTGCTGCCGTTCTTCGACTTCACCCTGCTCTACAACCGGGGTGCGGCCTTCAGCTTTCTTGCTTCCGAAGAAGGCTGGCAGCGCTGGTTTTTCACCTCCCTGGGTGTGGTCGCGGCAGCCGTCATTCTCTGGCTGCTGCGCCGCACGCCTGACCAGCCGCGCTTTCGTGCAGCCCTTACCCTGATTCTGGGCGGCGCAATCGGCAATGTGATCGACCGCCTGGTCTATGGCCATGTGGTGGACTTCCTGCTGTTCTACTGGAAGGACTGGTATTACCCTGCCTTCAACATCGCCGACGTCGCCATTACCTGTGGCGCCGTGCTGCTGGTGCTCGACGAACTGTTCCGAGGCCGGGGCAAAACCAGGCAAACGCCTGGCGCCTGA
- a CDS encoding Lrp/AsnC family transcriptional regulator: MILDPIDHRILGILQRNADLSNAALAEQVGLSASACLRRVARLKEAGTIQRVVALLDPAQTGRALSAVVTLTFTRHGSEYRRELMQALIAEPAVTHCYLVTGTVSCVVIVHMNNMDEYLTFADRHFDQDENVEAFYTHVVLQTVKNEPSPPLPDAG; the protein is encoded by the coding sequence ATGATTCTGGACCCTATCGACCACCGCATTCTTGGCATACTGCAACGCAACGCGGATCTTTCCAACGCCGCGCTGGCCGAACAAGTGGGTCTGTCCGCCTCGGCCTGCCTGCGCCGCGTAGCGCGGCTCAAAGAGGCCGGCACGATTCAGCGCGTCGTCGCGCTGCTAGACCCGGCACAGACCGGCCGGGCCCTGAGCGCCGTCGTCACCCTGACCTTCACGCGTCACGGTTCCGAATATCGGCGCGAGCTCATGCAAGCGCTGATCGCGGAGCCCGCCGTCACCCACTGCTATCTCGTGACAGGCACGGTATCTTGCGTGGTCATCGTCCACATGAACAATATGGACGAATATCTCACCTTCGCAGACCGGCACTTCGACCAGGACGAGAACGTCGAAGCGTTCTACACCCACGTCGTCCTGCAAACCGTCAAAAATGAACCCAGCCCACCTTTGCCAGACGCCGGCTGA
- the pepE gene encoding dipeptidase PepE produces the protein MNALLLSNSSSDAGYLTHAQPWLAEFTTMLTGDGPALFVPFAGVGRSWDDYTQQVADALLPAGIAIRGLHHEADPACALAEARLIIVGGGNTFHLLRELRRRGLLSLIAERVRAGQAGYVGWSAGANIAGPTLCTTNDMPIVDPGGFDALGLVPFQINPHYTKAHPAGHRGETRDQRLAEFCAVQPERQVVALPEGDALRVDGRGLALLGAHDAYLFQGASAPRVLTPGRIALV, from the coding sequence ATGAACGCACTTCTTTTGAGCAATTCGTCCAGCGACGCTGGCTATCTGACCCACGCCCAGCCCTGGCTGGCCGAGTTCACCACCATGTTGACGGGCGACGGCCCGGCGCTATTCGTGCCCTTTGCCGGTGTTGGCCGCTCCTGGGATGATTACACGCAGCAGGTCGCCGATGCGCTGTTGCCCGCCGGCATCGCGATCCGTGGCCTGCATCACGAGGCAGATCCGGCCTGCGCCTTGGCCGAAGCCCGACTGATCATCGTGGGAGGGGGCAACACCTTCCATCTGCTGCGCGAGCTGCGCCGCCGCGGCCTGTTGTCCTTGATTGCCGAGCGCGTGCGCGCCGGTCAGGCGGGTTATGTGGGCTGGAGCGCGGGCGCCAATATTGCCGGGCCCACCCTCTGCACCACCAATGACATGCCTATCGTTGATCCGGGCGGTTTCGATGCGCTGGGTCTGGTGCCCTTCCAGATCAATCCGCACTACACCAAGGCGCATCCGGCAGGCCACCGTGGCGAAACCCGCGATCAACGCCTAGCCGAGTTTTGCGCGGTACAGCCAGAGCGCCAGGTGGTGGCGCTGCCGGAAGGTGATGCGTTGCGGGTGGACGGCCGTGGCTTGGCCCTGCTCGGGGCCCACGATGCCTATTTATTCCAGGGAGCCAGCGCGCCACGCGTCCTGACGCCGGGCCGTATTGCTCTGGTTTAA
- the ileS gene encoding isoleucine--tRNA ligase: protein MDYKKTLNLPDTSFPMRGDLAKREPGWVQQWEENRVYQAIRAASKGRPLFILHDGPPYANGDIHIGHAVNKILKDIIVKSRSMAGYDAPYVPGWDCHGMPIEIQVEKKFGKNLPVTEVHAKARAYALEQLDRQRQHFKRLGVLGDWDNPYLTMNFSNEADEIRVLARILEKGYVFRGLKPVNWCFDCGSALAEAEVEYADRVDPAIDVAFPFTDKAALAGAFGLDSVDDGAIVIWTTTPWTIPSNQALNVHPEIEYALVRVSPTPVHGPLVLIAKERVEACLKTWGLEGEIIATAPGQALDGLRFAHPLARAAEGYDRTSPIYLGDYVTLDTGTGVVHSAPAYGIEDFVSCKNHGLADADILSPVMGDGKYIATLPLFGGLSIWDANPKIVEALKLAGSLMHVQKLSHSYMHCWRHKSPVIYRATSQWFAGMDVTPEGGGQTLRESALAGIEATTFYPAWGRARLHAMIANRPDWTLSRQRQWGVPMAFFVHKETGALHPRTVELLEEVAKRVEKSGIEAWQSLDPRELLGDEADSYEKNRDTLDVWFDSGSTHATVLGGKDHALHGSHGEQLAWPADLYLEGSDQHRGWFHSSLLTGCMLYGQPPYKGLLTHGFVVDGQGRKMSKSVGNVIAPQKVSDSLGAEILRLWVASTDYSGELSISDEILKRVVEGYRRIRNTLRFLLANVADFDGVNQAVPYGDLLEIDRYALVMTAQMQAEVQAHYQSYDFHPAVSRLQTFCSEDLGAFYLDILKDRLYTNAPGSHARRSAQTALLDITQTLVKLMAPILSFTAEEAWKVLADSALKHQADAARLTIFTEVYHTLPPYADADALAGRWGRLRAIRADVLRKLEDVRGEGLIGSSLQAEVDIYADGEDLALLSALGDDLRFVLIVSRATVHARAGELAIEIAPSAHKKCERCWHWRADVGQDADHPEICGRCVSNLFGAGESRAKA, encoded by the coding sequence ATGGACTATAAAAAGACCCTCAATCTGCCCGACACCTCCTTCCCCATGCGGGGCGATCTAGCCAAGCGCGAGCCTGGCTGGGTTCAGCAGTGGGAGGAAAACCGCGTCTACCAGGCGATTCGCGCTGCCAGCAAAGGCCGGCCGCTGTTCATCCTGCATGACGGCCCGCCCTATGCCAACGGCGACATTCACATCGGGCACGCAGTCAATAAGATTCTGAAGGACATCATCGTCAAGAGCCGCAGCATGGCTGGCTATGACGCGCCCTATGTGCCGGGCTGGGATTGCCACGGCATGCCGATCGAAATCCAGGTCGAGAAAAAATTCGGCAAAAACCTGCCGGTTACCGAGGTGCATGCCAAGGCCCGCGCCTATGCGCTGGAGCAGCTGGATCGCCAGCGCCAGCATTTCAAACGCCTGGGCGTGCTGGGCGACTGGGACAACCCCTATCTCACGATGAACTTCAGCAATGAAGCCGATGAGATCCGCGTGCTGGCCCGCATCCTTGAAAAAGGCTATGTCTTCCGTGGCCTGAAACCCGTCAACTGGTGTTTCGACTGCGGCTCGGCGCTGGCCGAGGCCGAAGTCGAGTACGCCGATCGTGTCGATCCCGCTATTGACGTGGCCTTCCCCTTTACGGACAAGGCCGCTTTGGCCGGCGCCTTCGGCCTGGACAGCGTGGACGACGGCGCTATCGTCATCTGGACCACCACGCCCTGGACCATTCCGTCTAACCAGGCGCTCAATGTTCATCCGGAAATCGAGTACGCCTTGGTGCGCGTCTCGCCCACCCCGGTACATGGCCCCCTGGTCCTGATCGCCAAAGAGCGCGTCGAGGCCTGCCTCAAAACCTGGGGCCTGGAAGGCGAGATCATAGCCACGGCGCCGGGACAGGCGCTGGACGGTCTGCGCTTCGCGCATCCGCTGGCCCGCGCCGCCGAAGGCTATGACCGCACCTCGCCCATCTATCTGGGCGACTACGTGACCCTGGACACCGGCACGGGTGTCGTGCACTCTGCACCCGCTTACGGTATTGAAGACTTCGTCTCCTGCAAAAACCATGGCTTGGCGGATGCCGACATCCTGAGCCCCGTGATGGGCGACGGTAAATACATCGCTACGCTGCCGCTGTTTGGCGGCCTGTCGATCTGGGACGCCAACCCCAAAATCGTCGAGGCGCTCAAGCTGGCCGGCTCGCTGATGCACGTCCAAAAGTTGTCGCACAGCTATATGCACTGCTGGCGCCACAAGTCGCCGGTCATCTACCGCGCGACCAGCCAATGGTTCGCCGGGATGGACGTCACGCCCGAGGGCGGCGGCCAGACCCTGCGCGAAAGCGCGCTGGCCGGCATCGAAGCCACCACCTTCTACCCTGCCTGGGGCCGTGCGCGCCTGCACGCCATGATCGCCAACCGCCCCGACTGGACGCTGTCTAGGCAGCGCCAATGGGGTGTGCCGATGGCTTTCTTCGTGCACAAGGAAACCGGCGCCCTGCATCCGCGTACCGTCGAGCTTCTTGAAGAGGTCGCCAAGCGCGTGGAAAAATCCGGCATCGAAGCCTGGCAATCGCTGGACCCGCGAGAACTGCTGGGCGATGAGGCCGACAGCTACGAGAAAAACCGCGACACGCTGGATGTATGGTTTGACTCGGGCAGCACCCACGCCACCGTGCTGGGCGGTAAAGATCACGCCCTCCACGGCTCGCATGGCGAGCAATTGGCCTGGCCGGCCGACCTTTATCTGGAAGGCTCCGACCAACATCGCGGCTGGTTCCACTCCTCGCTCCTGACAGGCTGCATGCTCTATGGCCAGCCCCCTTACAAGGGCCTGCTGACCCACGGTTTTGTGGTTGATGGCCAGGGCCGCAAGATGAGCAAGTCGGTCGGCAACGTCATTGCGCCGCAAAAGGTTTCCGACTCGCTGGGCGCAGAAATTCTGCGCCTGTGGGTCGCCTCGACCGATTATTCGGGCGAACTGTCTATCTCCGACGAGATTCTCAAGCGGGTGGTCGAGGGCTACCGCCGCATCCGCAACACGCTGCGCTTCCTATTGGCCAACGTGGCGGACTTTGATGGCGTGAACCAGGCCGTGCCCTACGGCGACCTGCTCGAAATCGATCGTTATGCCCTGGTAATGACGGCGCAGATGCAAGCCGAAGTACAGGCTCATTACCAAAGCTATGACTTCCATCCGGCCGTCTCGCGCCTGCAAACCTTCTGTTCGGAAGACCTCGGCGCCTTCTACCTGGACATCCTGAAAGACCGCCTGTACACCAACGCGCCTGGCAGTCATGCCCGCCGCAGCGCCCAGACGGCCTTGCTCGACATCACCCAGACGCTGGTCAAGTTGATGGCGCCCATCCTGTCTTTCACCGCCGAAGAGGCCTGGAAGGTGTTGGCAGACTCGGCGCTCAAGCACCAGGCCGACGCCGCTCGCCTGACCATCTTTACCGAGGTCTACCACACGCTGCCCCCTTACGCCGACGCCGATGCGCTTGCCGGCCGCTGGGGCCGCCTGCGAGCCATCCGTGCCGATGTGTTGCGCAAGCTGGAGGACGTCCGTGGCGAAGGCCTCATCGGCTCGTCGCTGCAAGCCGAGGTAGACATCTATGCCGACGGCGAAGATCTTGCGCTGCTGTCTGCCCTGGGGGATGACCTGCGCTTCGTGCTGATCGTCTCGCGCGCCACGGTGCATGCCCGCGCCGGCGAACTGGCCATCGAGATCGCCCCCTCGGCTCACAAGAAATGCGAACGCTGCTGGCACTGGCGCGCCGATGTGGGTCAAGATGCCGATCACCCCGAGATCTGCGGCCGTTGCGTGTCCAATCTGTTCGGCGCGGGCGAAAGCCGCGCAAAGGCCTGA
- the coaBC gene encoding bifunctional phosphopantothenoylcysteine decarboxylase/phosphopantothenate--cysteine ligase CoaBC → MLDLARKRIVLGMTGGIACYKIAELVRRMTEQGATVDVVMTEAATHFITPITMQALSGRPVFVDAWDARVPNNMAHIDLTRGADAVLIAPASTDFMAKLAHGLADDLLSTLCVARACPLLVVPAMNREMWANPATQRNAAQLLADGITLLGPAAGEQACGETGSGRMLEPQEILADLIAFFQPKLLAGRHVLLTAGPTSEPVDPVRVLTNRSSGKTGYALARAAREAGAQVTLVTGATALTAPRGVTVLHAMTAQQMYEAVMAHAMQADIFVGVAAVADWRVKNPSQQKLKKDHEGGGQPQMEFEPNPDILAEVARLPGGPWCVGFAAETEKLAEHAEAKRQRKGIPLLVGNLAHKVMDADSTELVLFDALGVHPLPAAPKLDAARRLIAEIAARMPA, encoded by the coding sequence ATGCTTGATCTCGCCCGCAAACGCATCGTTCTCGGAATGACCGGCGGCATCGCCTGCTACAAGATCGCCGAACTGGTGCGCCGCATGACCGAGCAAGGGGCTACGGTCGATGTCGTCATGACCGAAGCGGCCACGCATTTCATCACGCCGATCACCATGCAGGCTTTGTCAGGACGGCCCGTCTTTGTCGATGCCTGGGATGCACGCGTGCCCAACAACATGGCCCATATCGACCTGACTCGCGGCGCCGACGCCGTGCTGATCGCGCCAGCCAGTACCGACTTTATGGCCAAGCTGGCGCACGGCCTGGCCGACGACCTGCTATCGACGCTTTGCGTGGCGCGCGCCTGCCCTTTGCTGGTCGTGCCGGCCATGAACCGTGAGATGTGGGCCAACCCAGCCACTCAGCGCAATGCCGCTCAGTTGCTCGCAGACGGCATCACACTGCTTGGTCCCGCAGCGGGCGAGCAGGCCTGCGGCGAAACGGGTTCGGGCCGCATGCTGGAACCTCAGGAAATCCTGGCTGACCTGATCGCTTTTTTCCAGCCCAAGCTGCTGGCCGGCCGCCATGTTCTCCTCACCGCCGGCCCAACCTCAGAACCGGTGGACCCGGTGCGTGTATTGACCAACCGCTCATCGGGCAAGACCGGCTATGCGCTGGCCCGCGCCGCTCGCGAAGCCGGTGCCCAGGTCACACTGGTGACCGGCGCCACGGCCCTGACAGCGCCTCGCGGGGTAACGGTGCTGCACGCCATGACAGCGCAGCAGATGTACGAAGCCGTCATGGCCCACGCCATGCAGGCCGATATCTTTGTTGGCGTCGCAGCCGTGGCCGATTGGCGCGTCAAAAATCCGAGCCAGCAAAAGCTCAAAAAAGACCATGAAGGCGGCGGTCAGCCCCAGATGGAATTCGAGCCCAACCCGGACATTCTGGCCGAAGTCGCCCGCCTGCCCGGCGGCCCCTGGTGTGTCGGCTTTGCCGCCGAAACCGAAAAGCTGGCCGAGCATGCGGAAGCCAAACGCCAGCGCAAAGGCATTCCCCTGCTGGTGGGCAATCTCGCGCATAAAGTCATGGATGCCGACAGCACGGAACTGGTGCTGTTCGATGCCCTTGGCGTGCATCCCCTGCCGGCAGCGCCCAAACTGGATGCCGCCCGCCGCCTGATCGCCGAGATCGCGGCCCGCATGCCGGCTTGA
- a CDS encoding RsmB/NOP family class I SAM-dependent RNA methyltransferase, giving the protein MLGEMLRWEHPADAVLSHWLRANPALGGRDRAELAEGVYDVLRNLRRYRQLAESGVGPAERRLAILGLAATRGVEYVNDALDPGEAAWLARVDQVDPASLPANVRYSLPDWLAERLSVLPQAESLMGALNQAAQLDARANPLKIERDALLEVLRAGPAGRYDPQPMPYSPWGIRFKGHPSINRWPEFEKGEVEVQDEGSQLLALLVGPRRSEMIIDFCAGAGGKTLLLGALMRSTGRLYALDVSAARLARAKPRFARSGLSNVVPVVIDSENDARVKRLAGKAQRVLVDAPCSGFGTLRRNPDLKWRQNPQSLAEMVALQHRILKSAARCVAPGGRLVYATCSLLPEENAQQADRFLAENPGFERLDAAALLHNRCDKLQLEGPYVQLRPDLHGTDGFFAAVFERKKASRAAETVAEPVLAEPETVSDAEPEEPAA; this is encoded by the coding sequence GTGCTGGGCGAGATGCTCAGATGGGAGCATCCGGCCGACGCCGTGCTGTCGCATTGGCTGAGGGCCAATCCGGCGCTGGGCGGGCGCGACCGGGCCGAGCTGGCCGAGGGCGTCTACGACGTGCTGCGCAATTTGCGCCGTTACCGGCAACTGGCCGAGAGCGGTGTGGGGCCGGCCGAGCGCCGACTCGCCATCCTGGGGCTGGCGGCCACGCGTGGTGTGGAATACGTCAACGATGCGCTCGATCCCGGCGAGGCGGCGTGGCTCGCGCGGGTGGATCAGGTTGATCCCGCCTCCCTGCCTGCTAACGTGCGCTATAGCCTGCCCGATTGGCTGGCCGAACGCCTGAGCGTGCTGCCACAGGCCGAGTCTCTTATGGGCGCGCTAAACCAGGCGGCCCAACTGGATGCGCGCGCCAATCCGCTTAAGATCGAGCGGGATGCACTGCTGGAAGTGCTGCGCGCCGGCCCGGCCGGCCGCTATGACCCGCAACCCATGCCGTACTCGCCTTGGGGTATCCGCTTCAAGGGGCATCCGTCCATCAACCGCTGGCCCGAGTTCGAGAAGGGCGAGGTTGAGGTGCAGGACGAGGGCAGTCAGCTGCTAGCCCTGCTGGTGGGGCCGCGCCGCAGTGAAATGATTATTGATTTCTGCGCGGGCGCGGGCGGCAAAACCTTGTTGCTGGGCGCCTTGATGCGTTCGACCGGCCGGCTGTACGCGCTCGATGTGTCGGCCGCCCGCCTGGCGCGCGCCAAACCGCGCTTTGCGCGCAGCGGCCTGTCCAATGTGGTGCCCGTCGTCATCGATAGCGAGAACGACGCCCGGGTCAAGCGTCTGGCGGGCAAGGCGCAGCGCGTGCTGGTCGATGCGCCCTGCAGCGGTTTTGGCACCCTGCGGCGCAATCCTGACCTGAAATGGCGCCAGAACCCCCAGTCGCTGGCCGAGATGGTCGCGCTGCAGCACCGCATTCTCAAGAGCGCTGCGCGTTGTGTGGCCCCGGGCGGTCGCCTGGTGTATGCCACCTGCAGTCTGTTGCCAGAAGAGAATGCCCAGCAGGCAGACCGTTTTCTGGCCGAGAACCCTGGCTTTGAACGTCTCGACGCCGCTGCGCTCTTGCATAACCGTTGCGACAAGCTTCAGCTTGAGGGGCCTTACGTGCAGTTGCGGCCAGACCTGCATGGCACGGACGGTTTTTTTGCTGCGGTATTCGAGCGCAAAAAAGCCAGTCGTGCGGCTGAAACGGTGGCAGAGCCTGTCCTGGCAGAACCTGAGACGGTGTCCGATGCAGAGCCCGAGGAGCCTGCCGCTTGA
- the purN gene encoding phosphoribosylglycinamide formyltransferase → MQSLVQSCADQVWPAEVAAVIASRPDAPGLEWAAERGIPTAALFHKEFPSREAFDAALAAEIDRFEPDYVLLAGFMRVLTPGFVNHYAGKLVNIHPSLLPAFPGLHTHAQALATGVRIHGCTIHFVTPVLDHGPIIAQGCVPVLAGDTPEALAQRVLEVEHHAYPAAARWLAERRVSLTADHRVDVQGDPNRLFIWPPASL, encoded by the coding sequence ATGCAATCGCTGGTGCAAAGTTGCGCGGATCAAGTCTGGCCTGCCGAAGTGGCGGCAGTCATCGCCAGCCGTCCCGACGCTCCCGGCCTCGAGTGGGCCGCTGAACGGGGTATTCCTACGGCGGCCCTGTTTCACAAGGAATTTCCCAGCCGCGAAGCTTTTGACGCGGCGCTGGCCGCCGAGATCGACCGCTTCGAACCGGATTATGTGTTGCTGGCGGGCTTTATGCGCGTGCTGACGCCCGGCTTCGTCAATCATTACGCTGGCAAGCTGGTTAATATCCACCCTTCGTTGTTGCCAGCTTTTCCGGGTTTGCACACCCATGCCCAGGCTCTGGCGACGGGGGTCCGCATTCACGGTTGCACTATACATTTTGTAACTCCGGTGCTCGACCACGGCCCCATCATCGCCCAGGGCTGCGTGCCGGTGCTGGCAGGCGACACGCCCGAGGCGCTGGCGCAACGTGTGCTCGAGGTCGAGCACCACGCCTATCCAGCCGCCGCGCGCTGGCTGGCCGAGCGGCGAGTGAGTCTGACCGCCGATCATCGCGTCGATGTTCAGGGCGATCCGAACCGACTGTTTATCTGGCCGCCGGCAAGCCTTTGA
- a CDS encoding bifunctional riboflavin kinase/FAD synthetase — translation MKPSLRIYHHLPPPGQCAPCALTIGNFDGVHRGHQAILAQVREAAEKRGLIPSVMTFEPHPREYFARLNRRPELAPTRISGLRDKVSALACAGIKQVLIEPFNARLADMSANAFIEDLLVKGLRTRWLLVGEDFRFGRKRSGDIDLLREAGLSHGFEVATLADVTDRHGHRISSSEVRTALAVGDLERAQHLLGHPFRVSGHVIHGRKLGRELGFPTMNLRVAPRFAARSGIYVVRAHGLGDQPLAAVASLGVRPSVEEAGRVLLEVYLLDERINAYGKLVHIEFLHKLRDEEKYPDLPSLTAAIAEDARNARAYFAVHGL, via the coding sequence GTGAAACCATCGCTGCGCATCTACCACCACCTGCCGCCCCCCGGCCAATGCGCCCCCTGTGCCCTGACCATCGGCAATTTCGATGGCGTGCACCGGGGCCATCAGGCCATCCTCGCCCAGGTACGCGAAGCCGCCGAAAAACGCGGCCTCATCCCCTCCGTCATGACGTTCGAGCCGCATCCGCGCGAGTATTTCGCGCGCCTGAACCGGCGCCCCGAACTTGCGCCCACCCGTATCAGCGGCCTGCGCGACAAGGTCAGCGCGCTCGCCTGCGCCGGCATCAAGCAAGTTCTGATAGAGCCTTTCAACGCCCGGCTGGCGGACATGTCGGCCAACGCCTTCATCGAAGACCTGCTGGTAAAAGGCCTGCGCACACGCTGGCTGCTCGTGGGCGAGGACTTCCGTTTCGGGCGCAAGCGCAGCGGCGATATCGATCTGCTGCGCGAGGCCGGACTCAGCCACGGATTCGAGGTGGCTACCCTGGCCGATGTGACCGACCGCCACGGGCACCGCATCTCCAGTTCGGAGGTGCGCACGGCGCTGGCTGTGGGTGATCTGGAACGTGCCCAGCACCTGCTAGGCCACCCGTTTCGAGTCAGCGGCCACGTGATTCATGGCCGCAAGCTTGGCCGTGAACTGGGTTTTCCCACCATGAATCTGCGCGTGGCCCCTCGCTTCGCCGCCCGCTCTGGCATTTACGTGGTGCGCGCCCACGGCCTGGGCGACCAGCCTCTGGCAGCCGTAGCCAGCCTGGGCGTGCGTCCCAGCGTCGAAGAAGCCGGGCGAGTGCTGCTCGAGGTTTATCTGCTCGACGAGCGCATCAATGCTTACGGTAAACTCGTACACATTGAATTTCTGCACAAACTTCGGGACGAAGAAAAGTATCCCGATCTCCCTTCCCTGACTGCCGCCATCGCCGAAGACGCGCGAAACGCGCGTGCCTATTTTGCCGTTCATGGACTATAA